One window from the genome of Natrialba magadii ATCC 43099 encodes:
- a CDS encoding DUF7475 family protein produces MARSASSLSPVHWLAIALAAVSALVHLILGVSFLPHWMGVAFLAATAGFLLGIALVIRNYRRRLVYLLGIPFTAGQIVLWYIVNEPTALADLSAAETVDKIAQTLLIALLLILLARRD; encoded by the coding sequence GTGGCTCGCTCTGCCAGTTCCCTCTCGCCAGTCCACTGGCTAGCTATCGCCCTCGCAGCCGTCAGCGCGCTCGTCCACCTCATCCTTGGCGTTTCGTTTCTCCCACACTGGATGGGCGTCGCGTTCCTCGCCGCGACCGCCGGTTTTCTCCTCGGTATCGCGCTCGTCATCCGGAACTATCGGCGACGACTCGTCTACCTCCTGGGAATTCCGTTCACCGCCGGACAGATCGTCCTCTGGTACATCGTCAACGAACCCACTGCACTCGCCGATCTCTCAGCAGCCGAAACCGTCGACAAAATCGCACAGACCCTGTTGATCGCACTCCTTCTCATCCTCCTCGCTCGCCGTGACTGA
- a CDS encoding MOSC domain-containing protein, with protein sequence MVSLDRILVHPIKSLDATAVQTAAIERNGGLSWDRRYAIVEGTAASSSDGADGADTASTNATGRPHGTPETVGSYVNGKREPAIYQLRATYDLERETVTLSDTGSAQHNGSGSLQSDQSETDSTTDGQTFHLELDREHLSEWLSEYFGYPVELVRNDAGGFPDDTDASGPTVISQATLESVADWYPEIDAVEMCRRLRPNLVLSDAPAFWEDRLYERPGHAVAFDIGTIALSGINPCQRCVVPTRDPDTGEETDGFQETFVEQRERTLPEWASEAWFDHYFRLMVNTKVPKSSWGETLEAGAAVSVGEAYELAQ encoded by the coding sequence ATGGTCTCGCTGGATCGTATCCTCGTTCACCCGATCAAATCTCTCGACGCGACGGCGGTACAGACGGCGGCGATCGAACGGAACGGTGGTCTCTCCTGGGATCGTCGGTACGCGATCGTCGAAGGAACGGCTGCGTCGTCGAGTGATGGGGCCGACGGGGCTGACACAGCCAGTACGAACGCCACAGGTCGGCCACACGGGACGCCAGAAACAGTCGGCAGCTACGTCAACGGCAAACGAGAACCCGCGATTTACCAGTTACGCGCAACCTACGATCTCGAACGCGAAACCGTGACGCTCAGCGATACCGGCTCAGCCCAGCACAACGGGTCTGGCTCACTCCAATCCGACCAGTCTGAAACCGACTCGACCACCGACGGTCAGACCTTCCACCTCGAACTCGACCGCGAGCACCTCTCTGAGTGGCTCTCCGAGTACTTCGGCTACCCCGTCGAACTCGTGCGCAACGACGCTGGCGGCTTCCCGGACGACACCGACGCCTCCGGGCCGACCGTCATCTCACAGGCGACACTCGAGTCCGTCGCCGACTGGTACCCCGAGATCGACGCGGTCGAGATGTGTCGGCGGCTTCGTCCGAATCTCGTGCTCAGCGATGCGCCCGCGTTCTGGGAGGACCGTCTCTACGAGCGGCCGGGCCACGCCGTCGCGTTCGACATCGGCACAATAGCGCTGTCGGGGATCAATCCGTGTCAGCGCTGTGTCGTGCCGACGCGCGATCCGGACACTGGTGAGGAGACCGACGGCTTTCAAGAGACGTTCGTCGAGCAACGTGAACGGACGCTTCCGGAGTGGGCCAGTGAGGCATGGTTCGACCACTACTTCCGCCTGATGGTGAATACGAAGGTCCCCAAGTCGTCGTGGGGCGAGACGCTCGAGGCGGGAGCGGCAGTTTCGGTCGGCGAGGCGTACGAACTCGCACAGTAG
- a CDS encoding 50S ribosomal protein L11, with amino-acid sequence MAGTIEVLVPGGQANPGPPLGPELGPTPVDVQAVVQQINDQTEAFDGTEVPVTVDYDDDGSFEIDVGVPPTAALVKDEAGFETGSGEPQEDFVADLSVEQVKTIAEQKHPDLLAYDTKNAAKEVVGTCASMGVTIEGDDAREFKAKVDDGEYDDVLA; translated from the coding sequence ATGGCTGGAACCATCGAAGTGCTCGTTCCGGGTGGCCAGGCCAACCCTGGCCCACCGCTCGGTCCCGAGCTCGGACCGACCCCCGTCGACGTGCAGGCGGTCGTACAGCAGATCAACGATCAGACGGAAGCCTTCGACGGCACGGAAGTGCCCGTCACCGTCGACTACGACGACGACGGCTCGTTCGAGATCGACGTCGGTGTCCCACCGACGGCGGCACTCGTCAAGGACGAGGCTGGCTTCGAGACCGGCAGCGGCGAGCCCCAGGAGGACTTCGTCGCTGACCTCTCGGTCGAACAGGTCAAGACCATTGCAGAGCAGAAACACCCTGACCTGCTCGCCTACGATACGAAGAACGCCGCGAAGGAAGTCGTCGGCACCTGCGCCTCGATGGGCGTTACCATCGAAGGTGACGATGCCCGCGAGTTCAAGGCGAAGGTCGACGACGGCGAGTACGACGACGTACTCGCGTAA
- a CDS encoding methyltransferase domain-containing protein produces the protein MQAYLEAKRTVDDRALNRRVLDQFVAALTARNGPVSVVELGAGVGTMLVRLATWGCLPERVSYRLVDRDAESITRARDLVPDELENAGYTVRWRDDRAAESATLVATRDSTGEFTGGNCRERDETPGPLEYTDAVPATATTSATASASATTTPTTLTITFTTADAFEIEAQADAVIAAAFLDLIDVPAALESIETLLEPGGVLYAPITFDGGTGFVPTDPLDRDIERCYHHHMDEIRDGGSSRAGRELLTTLRRRDWETLATGGSNWVVRPACGDHSGADEAGSPGSPGSHTTHYPASEQLVLEHILHTIDDALTAVPAVMTPFSTAEQEQWHDQRRTALESGMFGFVAHNLDVLARCGPTVSGQS, from the coding sequence ATGCAAGCCTATCTGGAAGCAAAGCGAACTGTCGACGACCGTGCACTGAATCGGCGCGTGCTCGACCAGTTCGTGGCCGCGCTCACAGCCCGCAACGGCCCGGTCAGCGTCGTCGAACTCGGTGCCGGCGTTGGGACGATGCTCGTCAGACTCGCGACGTGGGGTTGTCTTCCCGAACGCGTCAGCTATCGGCTCGTCGACCGCGACGCGGAGAGCATTACTCGCGCACGCGACCTCGTTCCCGACGAACTCGAGAACGCGGGGTACACTGTCCGCTGGCGTGACGATCGGGCCGCCGAGTCCGCTACGCTCGTGGCAACGCGTGACTCAACTGGTGAATTCACTGGGGGCAATTGTCGTGAGCGAGACGAGACGCCGGGGCCACTCGAGTACACCGACGCCGTTCCGGCTACTGCGACCACTAGCGCCACTGCCAGCGCCAGCGCCACCACCACCCCCACCACTCTCACCATCACCTTCACCACCGCCGACGCGTTCGAAATCGAGGCACAGGCCGACGCCGTCATCGCAGCTGCCTTTCTGGATCTCATCGACGTGCCGGCTGCACTCGAGTCCATCGAGACGCTACTCGAACCGGGCGGAGTGCTCTACGCGCCGATTACTTTCGATGGCGGGACTGGCTTCGTCCCAACAGATCCGCTCGACCGCGACATAGAGCGCTGCTATCACCACCACATGGACGAGATTCGGGACGGCGGCAGCAGCCGCGCGGGTCGCGAACTACTGACGACACTGCGCCGCCGGGACTGGGAGACGCTCGCTACCGGTGGGTCAAACTGGGTCGTCCGCCCAGCATGTGGCGATCACAGTGGGGCCGACGAGGCCGGCAGCCCCGGAAGCCCCGGAAGCCACACTACCCACTACCCAGCATCCGAACAACTCGTCCTCGAACACATTCTGCACACGATCGACGACGCCCTCACGGCTGTCCCCGCTGTGATGACACCGTTTTCGACCGCCGAACAGGAACAGTGGCACGATCAACGACGAACGGCACTCGAGTCCGGGATGTTTGGATTCGTCGCGCACAATCTGGACGTGCTCGCTCGTTGTGGGCCGACGGTGAGTGGCCAGTCGTAA
- the cutA gene encoding divalent-cation tolerance protein CutA — MPTVYITAPPDAADSLAETLVDKRLAACVNRLSTTSTYRWDGEIHHDDEAVLLAKTTDDAYDDLVDCVKREHPYDVPCIERFDEADVLESFAEWRAESVE; from the coding sequence ATGCCAACCGTCTACATCACCGCCCCACCAGACGCAGCCGACTCGCTCGCCGAAACCCTCGTCGACAAGCGACTCGCCGCCTGCGTCAACCGGCTCTCGACCACCTCGACGTACCGCTGGGACGGCGAGATTCACCACGATGATGAGGCCGTCCTGCTCGCGAAGACGACCGACGACGCCTACGACGACCTCGTCGACTGCGTCAAGCGGGAACACCCCTACGATGTCCCCTGTATCGAACGGTTCGACGAAGCCGACGTACTCGAGTCCTTCGCGGAGTGGCGTGCGGAGAGCGTCGAGTAG
- a CDS encoding 50S ribosomal protein L1, which produces MADSDIETAVARALEDAPDRNFTETVDLAINLRDLDLNEPSNRVDESVVLPSGTGQETRIVVIAEGETGVRAEEAADEVLSVDDVADLDDDDAKDMADETDFFIAEEAMMQDIARHLGTILGPRGKMPDPLAPDDDVVETVNRLKNTVQLRSGDRRTFHTLVGSEEMDAEDVADNIDVILRRLHADLEKGPQNIDAVFVKTTMGPSVEVA; this is translated from the coding sequence ATGGCAGATTCGGATATCGAAACCGCAGTGGCTCGCGCACTCGAGGACGCACCCGATCGGAACTTCACCGAGACGGTCGACCTTGCGATTAACTTGCGCGACCTTGACCTGAACGAACCGTCGAATCGTGTTGACGAGTCCGTCGTCCTCCCGTCCGGCACCGGACAGGAGACGCGCATCGTCGTCATTGCCGAAGGAGAGACTGGAGTCCGCGCCGAAGAGGCAGCGGATGAGGTCCTTTCGGTTGACGATGTCGCAGATCTGGACGATGACGACGCCAAAGATATGGCGGACGAGACGGACTTCTTCATCGCCGAAGAGGCGATGATGCAAGATATCGCCCGGCACCTGGGTACCATTCTCGGTCCCCGCGGGAAAATGCCGGACCCGCTCGCGCCCGACGACGACGTCGTCGAGACCGTCAACAGACTCAAGAATACCGTGCAGCTTCGCTCCGGCGACCGACGAACGTTCCACACGCTCGTCGGCTCCGAAGAGATGGACGCCGAAGATGTCGCCGACAACATCGACGTCATCCTGCGACGCCTGCACGCTGACCTCGAGAAGGGCCCCCAGAACATCGACGCCGTCTTCGTAAAGACGACGATGGGCCCATCCGTGGAGGTGGCCTAA
- a CDS encoding HEWD family protein: MSAQLRKPTARVCESCGRAEHWDDDLEAWQIARTDGTKQVGSPHCLHEWDINGNFNPVAMDD, encoded by the coding sequence ATGAGCGCACAGTTGCGAAAACCAACCGCGCGAGTATGCGAATCGTGCGGGCGTGCTGAGCACTGGGACGACGACCTCGAAGCCTGGCAGATTGCACGCACAGATGGCACAAAACAGGTCGGTAGCCCACACTGCCTCCACGAGTGGGACATCAACGGAAACTTCAACCCGGTTGCGATGGACGACTAA
- a CDS encoding glycosyltransferase family 4 protein, translating to MNIGLVVPGDLDQCSGGYRYDRKLVSSLESRGDDVTVCSLSDGEPTLNQPFDVLLQDELCSPTLVDRNAALEKPGAIVALVHLLKHPAFRSSADQKHERNHERKRDHDHERKRDRRYLESVDAAVCTSEFTREQVSTIVTTDLPTHVAPPAGRQPTPPPSPDDVVQRARTGSLRLVFVGNVIPRKNVETLLDALSHIDRTVDWTLTIVGDDAAKPDYTRQIRDQRTTTGLADRVSFSGPVTDDVLESILACSHVLVVPSRYESFGMVYLEAMEAGVVPIASSVGGASEFVSDGTNGFVVDPEDTERIATIVSDLAHDRERLASLATAALRTADAHPSWETTFEKLRAFLLEISDPDGDESSPSAGGEQP from the coding sequence ATGAACATTGGCCTCGTCGTTCCCGGCGACCTCGACCAGTGTTCTGGCGGCTACCGGTACGATCGCAAACTCGTCTCCTCTCTCGAGTCCCGTGGCGACGACGTCACTGTCTGCTCGCTCTCCGATGGGGAGCCAACTCTGAATCAGCCATTCGACGTGCTCTTGCAGGACGAACTCTGCTCTCCGACGCTCGTCGATCGCAACGCCGCACTCGAGAAACCCGGGGCGATCGTCGCGCTGGTGCACCTTCTCAAACACCCTGCCTTCAGGAGTTCCGCCGACCAGAAGCACGAGCGCAACCACGAGCGCAAACGCGATCACGACCACGAGCGCAAACGCGACCGACGCTATCTCGAGTCGGTCGACGCAGCGGTCTGCACCAGCGAGTTCACGCGCGAGCAGGTGTCTACTATCGTCACCACCGACCTCCCGACGCACGTCGCGCCGCCGGCCGGCCGGCAACCGACACCGCCACCGTCACCCGACGATGTCGTCCAGCGAGCCAGAACGGGATCGCTTCGACTCGTCTTCGTCGGGAACGTCATTCCGCGCAAGAACGTCGAGACACTTCTCGACGCCCTCTCGCACATCGACCGCACAGTCGACTGGACGCTGACTATTGTCGGCGACGATGCGGCCAAACCCGACTACACCCGTCAAATCCGTGACCAACGAACCACAACAGGGCTCGCCGACCGCGTCTCGTTCTCCGGCCCTGTCACGGACGACGTACTCGAGTCCATCCTCGCGTGCTCGCACGTGCTCGTGGTTCCATCCCGCTACGAGAGCTTCGGGATGGTGTATCTGGAAGCGATGGAGGCTGGTGTCGTCCCGATCGCGAGCAGTGTTGGGGGTGCGAGCGAGTTCGTCAGTGATGGCACCAACGGGTTCGTCGTCGATCCGGAGGACACCGAGCGGATCGCAACCATCGTCTCTGACCTCGCACACGACCGCGAGCGGCTGGCATCGCTCGCGACGGCTGCGCTCCGGACAGCCGACGCGCATCCATCGTGGGAGACAACGTTCGAGAAACTGCGAGCGTTTCTCCTCGAGATTTCGGACCCGGACGGCGACGAGTCGTCCCCATCTGCGGGTGGTGAGCAGCCGTGA
- a CDS encoding zinc-binding dehydrogenase: MTARTLSFTGPRTVEVCSRPIPDPGPTDVRVRTRVSAVSAGTEGLIYRGEAPADLPADSELDALEGDLSFPLTYGYAAVGEVDAVGSEVDDDWLGRAVFAYNAHESHFLATPDDLLPVPEEVTPREAALFANLETAVTFLLDGEPLVGEHVAVFGQGVVGLLTTALLARTPIETLVTFDPDGDRRQHADAFGADHTFDPTACAVEEAFADAATVAGTGDESPRADLSYELSGNPNALDDALAVTGFDGRLLVGSWYGDKPATANLGGRFHRDRIDIRSTQVSTIDPRLSGRWSRERRHELTWSWLRRLDLERLFTHEFPLEDAGTAYELLEERADGVVQVLFTYE, from the coding sequence GTGACCGCCCGCACCCTCTCGTTCACCGGCCCGCGGACCGTGGAGGTTTGCTCTCGGCCGATCCCAGACCCCGGTCCGACAGACGTACGCGTTCGAACGCGTGTCTCGGCCGTCAGCGCCGGCACCGAAGGCCTGATCTACCGCGGCGAGGCACCCGCCGACCTCCCCGCCGATAGCGAACTCGATGCACTCGAGGGCGACCTCTCTTTCCCGCTCACCTACGGCTACGCGGCGGTCGGTGAGGTGGACGCGGTCGGGAGCGAGGTTGACGACGACTGGCTCGGGCGGGCGGTCTTCGCGTACAACGCCCACGAGAGCCACTTTCTCGCGACGCCGGACGACCTGCTCCCGGTTCCGGAGGAGGTTACCCCGCGCGAGGCTGCCCTCTTCGCTAATCTCGAGACGGCCGTCACCTTCCTGCTCGACGGCGAGCCGTTGGTCGGCGAGCACGTTGCCGTCTTTGGGCAGGGTGTCGTCGGGCTGTTGACGACGGCGTTGCTCGCCCGGACACCGATCGAGACGCTGGTGACGTTCGATCCCGACGGTGACCGCCGTCAGCACGCCGACGCCTTCGGTGCGGATCACACGTTCGATCCGACGGCATGTGCGGTCGAGGAGGCGTTCGCGGACGCCGCTACCGTTGCCGGCACCGGGGATGAATCCCCGCGTGCGGACCTCTCCTACGAACTCTCCGGGAACCCCAACGCGCTCGACGACGCGCTCGCCGTAACGGGGTTCGACGGCCGCCTTCTCGTCGGTTCCTGGTACGGGGACAAACCGGCCACGGCGAATCTCGGCGGTCGATTTCACCGCGACCGGATCGACATCCGAAGCACCCAGGTGAGCACCATCGACCCTCGCCTCTCCGGGCGCTGGTCGCGCGAGCGCCGTCACGAACTCACCTGGTCCTGGCTCCGCCGACTCGACCTCGAGCGGCTGTTTACGCACGAGTTCCCACTCGAGGACGCGGGCACAGCCTACGAGTTACTCGAGGAGCGTGCCGACGGTGTTGTGCAGGTGTTGTTTACCTACGAGTAG
- a CDS encoding phosphoenolpyruvate carboxykinase (ATP), protein MSETGTEPRPLVRQLPDPVTASNVRHNPSLEELRELAAHEETTTEFGSPSYVSEYRSRSSDRTKNNIDDEFDADDHALVDEAIDLAGERELLCVDRLMGRHPEATFCCRLFVPVEHARIALAWANLFEPSDGREPDLYTVQLPDYDETAIRILPEEGFTAALGSDYTGEAKKSFLRLFMFRTKQQGGLGLHAGSKRVRVEDEDGDLNTVGQVFMGLSATGKSTLTSHGCWLEEPEDASMRQDDVCALLPDGSVAGSEGKGLYIKTIGLDEEEQPGLYHAATDETAILENVDVAEDGTVDFDSDRYTANSRAIIRRDELESADDEIDLNEIDQVFFITRNPLMPPVAKLRDEQAAAAFMLGESIETSAGDPSRAGESIRVVGTNPFIVGSEGEEGNIFYDLMGALDVDCYVINTGYLGEKSKDIGVTESVTILTEAARGTIEWTDDDQTGLTIPESIPELDIEEYYVPDHVEDYDEAVAELRAERREYLEQFEDLREEIIDAVY, encoded by the coding sequence ATGTCCGAAACCGGGACGGAGCCCCGTCCGCTGGTCCGACAGCTTCCCGACCCAGTGACAGCGTCGAACGTTCGGCACAACCCCTCACTCGAGGAACTTCGCGAACTCGCGGCCCACGAGGAGACCACGACTGAGTTCGGATCTCCCTCCTACGTTAGCGAGTACCGCTCGCGGAGTTCGGACCGGACGAAGAACAACATCGATGACGAGTTCGACGCAGACGACCACGCGCTCGTCGACGAGGCAATCGACCTCGCGGGCGAGCGCGAACTGCTCTGTGTCGACCGGCTGATGGGCCGTCATCCGGAAGCGACGTTCTGCTGCCGGCTGTTCGTCCCCGTCGAACACGCCCGCATCGCACTCGCCTGGGCGAACCTGTTCGAGCCGTCCGACGGTCGCGAGCCGGACCTCTACACGGTTCAGCTTCCCGACTACGACGAGACGGCGATTCGCATCCTGCCTGAGGAGGGCTTCACCGCCGCCCTCGGCAGCGACTACACCGGCGAGGCCAAGAAGTCGTTCCTCCGGCTGTTCATGTTCCGCACCAAGCAACAGGGCGGTCTCGGCCTCCACGCGGGCAGCAAGCGCGTCCGCGTCGAAGACGAGGACGGCGACCTGAACACCGTCGGCCAGGTGTTCATGGGCCTCTCCGCGACTGGCAAGTCCACGCTGACCTCCCACGGCTGCTGGCTTGAGGAGCCCGAAGACGCCTCGATGCGCCAGGACGACGTCTGTGCGCTCCTGCCGGACGGCTCCGTCGCCGGCAGCGAGGGGAAGGGGCTGTACATCAAGACCATCGGTCTCGACGAGGAAGAACAGCCCGGCCTCTACCACGCCGCAACCGATGAGACGGCCATCCTCGAAAACGTCGACGTCGCCGAGGACGGCACCGTCGACTTCGACTCCGACCGCTACACCGCCAACTCGCGCGCGATCATCCGCCGGGACGAACTCGAGAGCGCCGACGACGAGATCGACCTGAACGAGATCGACCAGGTATTCTTCATCACGCGCAACCCGCTGATGCCGCCGGTTGCAAAGCTTCGCGACGAGCAAGCTGCCGCCGCGTTTATGCTCGGCGAATCGATCGAGACCAGCGCGGGCGATCCCTCGCGCGCTGGCGAGTCGATCCGCGTCGTCGGGACGAACCCGTTCATCGTCGGCTCCGAGGGCGAGGAAGGCAACATCTTCTACGACCTGATGGGTGCACTCGACGTCGACTGTTACGTCATCAACACCGGCTATCTCGGCGAAAAATCGAAGGATATCGGTGTGACGGAGTCCGTGACGATCCTCACCGAAGCCGCTCGTGGGACGATCGAGTGGACCGACGACGACCAGACCGGACTGACGATTCCCGAGTCGATCCCTGAACTCGACATCGAGGAGTATTACGTTCCGGACCACGTCGAGGACTACGACGAAGCCGTCGCGGAGCTTCGCGCAGAACGACGGGAGTATCTGGAACAGTTCGAGGATCTCCGCGAGGAAATCATCGACGCCGTCTACTGA
- a CDS encoding 6-pyruvoyl trahydropterin synthase family protein gives MYAVSVSRSVIAQHALTVPDPGPEGELHSHNFTIEATLRGSELDAHEYLVDIDDLVAAMDRTAAFYSDRVLNDLPAFEGANPSVERFARVFGDRLLESLSLPDPVTELRVEIQEDDVARVAHERTL, from the coding sequence ATGTACGCCGTCTCGGTCTCCCGGTCGGTGATCGCCCAGCACGCTCTGACGGTGCCGGACCCCGGTCCGGAGGGCGAACTGCACTCTCACAACTTCACCATCGAGGCAACGCTTCGGGGTTCCGAACTCGACGCACACGAGTACCTCGTCGACATCGACGACCTCGTCGCCGCGATGGACCGCACCGCTGCGTTCTACAGCGACCGGGTACTCAACGATCTCCCCGCGTTCGAGGGCGCAAACCCAAGCGTCGAACGATTCGCCCGTGTCTTCGGTGACCGACTACTCGAGTCCCTCTCGCTTCCGGACCCAGTTACCGAACTCAGAGTCGAGATTCAGGAAGATGACGTGGCACGTGTTGCACACGAGCGGACGCTCTGA
- a CDS encoding CDP-alcohol phosphatidyltransferase family protein yields the protein MTDDHRPEYSSPLRPYTQWGRATLGLGALSSLLVIAFVPLWSGFVPVAFLAGAFLVFSLTSTIIYYVVDRHAAVTAPPFTSATWVTVARGAAVAGLGGFAGLAAAATGGFEFPASATVTGADASASLRWAPAVLFAVAALLDAVDGWLARRTDSVTDLGARLDLEMDGLVVLVGTTVGVLTGVLPLVFLAVAVARYVFVASLWWRDRRGLPTAELSPSLRRRVLGALAMVAIFVALVPLVDPALSRPFALLVAVPFLANFARDWLVASGRLEST from the coding sequence GTGACTGACGATCATCGCCCGGAGTACTCGAGTCCACTCCGCCCATACACCCAGTGGGGTCGCGCGACGCTCGGACTTGGCGCACTGAGCAGCCTGCTCGTCATCGCGTTCGTGCCACTGTGGTCGGGATTTGTTCCGGTTGCGTTTCTCGCGGGGGCGTTCCTCGTCTTCTCGCTCACATCCACAATAATCTATTATGTCGTTGACCGGCACGCTGCGGTGACAGCGCCGCCGTTTACATCCGCGACGTGGGTGACCGTGGCACGCGGTGCAGCAGTCGCCGGACTCGGTGGATTCGCGGGACTCGCAGCCGCGGCTACGGGCGGATTCGAGTTTCCCGCCTCGGCGACAGTCACCGGTGCCGACGCCAGCGCCAGCCTCAGGTGGGCACCGGCGGTTCTATTCGCCGTCGCAGCCCTCCTCGACGCCGTCGACGGCTGGCTCGCCAGACGGACTGACAGCGTCACCGACCTCGGCGCACGCCTCGATCTCGAGATGGACGGCCTCGTCGTCCTCGTCGGCACAACCGTCGGTGTGCTCACCGGGGTGCTCCCGCTTGTCTTTCTCGCGGTCGCGGTCGCGCGGTACGTCTTCGTCGCCAGCCTCTGGTGGCGCGACCGTCGCGGACTCCCTACCGCCGAGTTGTCGCCGAGTCTCCGTCGGCGCGTACTGGGAGCGCTCGCGATGGTTGCGATTTTCGTCGCACTCGTACCGCTCGTCGACCCCGCGCTCTCTCGTCCGTTCGCGCTCCTCGTCGCGGTGCCGTTTCTCGCGAATTTCGCCCGTGACTGGCTCGTCGCCTCCGGTCGTCTCGAGTCAACGTAG
- a CDS encoding 50S ribosomal protein L10, whose amino-acid sequence MSAQADRKTENLPQWKQEEVDELKALIESYESVGIVGIAGIPSKQLQDMRRDLHGTAELRVSRNTLQVRALESAGLDDLVEEIEGQVGLIGTNDNPFALYKELEASKTPAPINEGEVAPNDIVIPEGDTGVDPGPFVGELQSIGANARIEDGSIQVMEDSTVLSAGEEVSADLANVLNELGIEPKEVGLDLRAVVAEGVLFDPEDLDIDIEAYESDVQTAAARARNLSLNAPFPTATTAPTLIAKATGEAKSLGLQAAIEDEELMPDLVSKADAQLRALAAQIDDEEALPEELQGVEAPAAEAAADEGEDESEADQDTESDADDDTDDDDEDDGDGAEGLGAMFG is encoded by the coding sequence ATGAGCGCACAGGCAGACCGCAAGACCGAGAACCTTCCACAGTGGAAGCAAGAGGAAGTCGACGAGCTCAAAGCACTCATCGAGAGCTACGAGAGCGTCGGCATCGTCGGCATCGCCGGCATTCCCTCGAAGCAGCTGCAGGACATGCGGCGTGACCTGCACGGCACCGCCGAACTGCGTGTCAGCCGCAACACACTGCAGGTTCGTGCGCTCGAGTCCGCTGGCCTCGACGATCTCGTCGAAGAGATCGAAGGCCAGGTCGGCCTGATCGGCACGAACGACAACCCGTTCGCACTCTACAAGGAGCTCGAGGCCTCGAAGACGCCCGCCCCGATCAACGAGGGCGAGGTCGCCCCGAACGACATCGTCATCCCCGAGGGTGACACTGGTGTCGATCCAGGGCCGTTCGTCGGCGAACTCCAGAGTATCGGCGCGAACGCACGCATCGAGGACGGTTCGATCCAGGTTATGGAGGACTCGACGGTCCTTTCGGCCGGCGAAGAAGTCTCTGCGGACCTGGCGAACGTGCTCAACGAACTCGGCATCGAGCCCAAGGAAGTCGGGCTCGACCTTCGCGCAGTCGTCGCCGAGGGTGTGCTCTTCGACCCAGAGGACCTCGATATCGACATCGAGGCCTACGAGAGCGACGTGCAGACGGCCGCCGCTCGCGCTCGGAACCTCTCGCTCAACGCACCGTTCCCGACCGCGACGACGGCACCGACGCTCATCGCCAAGGCCACGGGCGAGGCCAAGAGCCTCGGCCTGCAGGCCGCCATCGAGGACGAAGAACTCATGCCCGACCTCGTCTCCAAGGCCGACGCACAGCTGCGTGCGCTCGCGGCTCAGATCGACGACGAGGAAGCCCTGCCCGAGGAACTGCAGGGTGTCGAGGCGCCCGCTGCTGAGGCGGCCGCCGACGAGGGCGAAGACGAATCGGAAGCCGACCAGGACACAGAGTCCGACGCTGACGACGACACCGACGACGATGACGAAGACGACGGTGACGGCGCAGAAGGACTCGGCGCAATGTTCGGCTAA
- the rpl12p gene encoding 50S ribosomal protein P1 produces the protein MEYVYAALILNESDEEINEDNLTDVLDAAGVDVEESRVKALVAALEDVDIDEAVSEAAAVPAAGAAAGGAAAADEAADDGGDEEETSDVPDTTDEDDDEDDEADGEGLGELFG, from the coding sequence ATGGAATACGTTTACGCTGCACTCATCCTGAACGAATCGGACGAAGAGATCAACGAAGACAACCTCACCGACGTGCTCGACGCCGCTGGCGTCGACGTCGAGGAGTCCCGTGTCAAGGCGCTCGTCGCCGCACTCGAGGACGTCGACATCGACGAGGCCGTCTCCGAGGCCGCAGCCGTCCCAGCCGCCGGAGCCGCCGCAGGCGGCGCTGCCGCAGCTGACGAGGCTGCTGACGACGGTGGCGACGAGGAAGAGACCAGCGACGTTCCGGACACGACGGACGAGGACGACGACGAGGACGACGAGGCAGACGGCGAAGGCCTCGGCGAACTCTTCGGCTAA